The sequence below is a genomic window from Candidatus Terasakiella magnetica.
TCATGGAGTTTGATACATGGCGCAAGCTAAAAGACGGCTTGGATGTGGATGAACTTGTCGGTCAGGTGCTTGATGAGTCCGGTTATATGGATTGGCGCGTTCAAGAATCGAAAAAGGGCAAGGATGTTAAGGCCCAAGGCCGCGTGGATAACTTAAAAGAACTGGTTTCTGGCCTGAAGGAATTTGAAAGCCTTGATGAGTTTTTAGAGCATGTCTCCTTGGTGATGGAAGTACAGGAAAAAGGCGATGATGCCAAAGTGACCATCATGACGCTCCATGCTGCCAAGGGGCTGGAATTTGACAATGTGTTTTTGCCCGGTTGGGAAGAAGGCACTTTTCCAAATCAGCGTGCCCTTGATGAGTCAGGCAATAGCGCGCTGGAAGAAGAACGCCGCTTAGGCTATGTGGGTATCACGCGCGCGCGCAAACGCTCCATTATTTCCTATGCATTGCGCCGTCGTATTTTCGGGCAATATAACGATATGTTGCCGTCACGTTTTGTCGATGAGCTACCTGATCAACATATTGAAACAGGTGGGGAAACCGGTACACCCTCTGGTGAGTACGGCGGTGGAAATTACGGTTTTGGTGGTTTTAATGATCGCAACCAGCAACGTTTTACCTATCGTGGAGAGCGTGAAAGCCGTAAAGAGAAACTCATCACCATTGATGCTTATGATGTAAGTGTTTCTGATGCGCCAGATGGCGGCTTTAGAAAAGGTGATCATGTGCGCCATGGTAAATTTGGCACTGGCGTTGTGCTTAACGTTGATGGTAATAAGCTTGATATCGCCTTTGCCAAAGGTGGGCGCAAAAAAGTGATCGACAGTTTTGTCGAGAAAGTTTGATCATAACTGTCAGCCTTGTTTGAGTATGGCCTGACAAAAGGGAAGAAATAAATGTCCGATATATTGTGGCGCGTTGATGTGGCTGTAACGCCAGAGCTGGCTGATGCATTTGAATATGCGTTGGAAGATTATTGCGCAGCGGTGACCCAGTATCTGGATGATGACGAACTAGCCCAACGCCTTGAAGCTTATGCAGATGTGAAACCTGATGAAGCCGCGTTGCGGGCGTCGGTTGGCCTGGTTGCAAAGCGCATGGGTGTTGAGGTGCCTGAGGTGACGATAACTGAGGTGGAAAATAAAGATTGGCTGGCAGAATATGCCCGCAAATACCCACCGCTTTCTATTGGTCGCTATTTCATTTATGGCTCGCATTTTCAAGGCCCTTTACCCGCAGGTAAAATCGCGTTGAAGGTTGAGGCCGCAACGGCATTTGGCACAGGCGAACATGCCTCTACAAACGGGTGTTTACAGGCCTTGGACCGTTTGTCAAAACGCTATAAATTCAGCCAGCCGCTGGATATGGGCTGTGGGTCTGCGATCCTCGCCATGGCGATTGCCAAAACATGGAGCGCGCCAGTCGTTGCCAGTGATATTGATGCCCAGTCCGTTGATGTGGCGAAATATAATGCCGAGGTCAATGGCGTGGGCAGTTATATCCTGCCTGTCTGTGGTGATGGTTATGGCACACCGTCAGTTGCGCGCAATGGCCCCTATGACTTGATTATGGCCAATATTCTTGCGCGTCCTTTGTCTGCCATGGCAAAGGATTTGGCAAAAAATTTGCAACCCGGCGGCTTTGCTGTTTTGGCAGGTTTTTTAGAGCGCGATGCCAACTGGGTATTTGCCGCACACCGCTGTCATGGTCTGCGCCTTGTTGAGCGCATCAAGGTTGATGGTTGGCAGACGCTGGTTTTGCGCAAAGGCTAACCAGCATCAAACCCCACGCTTTCTATGTACGAATGCTCCCTAAGAACCCGTTGACTTCTTCGTGTAAAAGGTCGGTTGGTTTTTTTAAGTCTTCAGCCGCCCATGTGACTTGAATGGCGGTGTTGTGCGATTGTGCAGCATTTCTTGTCATATTCACAATACGCTCAGCTACGGCCTGGGCATCACGTGATACATTTTGCACATTTTCAGCAATATCACGCGTCGTGGCATCTTGTTCTTCAACAGAAGCCGCAATGGCCGCTGCAATCTGGTCGATCTGGTGAATGGTTGTTGAGATATCGGCAATGGCATCAACCGCTTCGCCTGTTGCACCTTGGATGGCATTGATCTGTTTTGCGATTTCGTC
It includes:
- a CDS encoding 50S ribosomal protein L11 methyltransferase, giving the protein MSDILWRVDVAVTPELADAFEYALEDYCAAVTQYLDDDELAQRLEAYADVKPDEAALRASVGLVAKRMGVEVPEVTITEVENKDWLAEYARKYPPLSIGRYFIYGSHFQGPLPAGKIALKVEAATAFGTGEHASTNGCLQALDRLSKRYKFSQPLDMGCGSAILAMAIAKTWSAPVVASDIDAQSVDVAKYNAEVNGVGSYILPVCGDGYGTPSVARNGPYDLIMANILARPLSAMAKDLAKNLQPGGFAVLAGFLERDANWVFAAHRCHGLRLVERIKVDGWQTLVLRKG